A part of Thermoanaerobaculia bacterium genomic DNA contains:
- a CDS encoding putative sulfate exporter family transporter, with the protein MNAPVPKTAVPGAPRAAAFVAAAAALVFCLTPWASPPLALALGGVLALTLENPLPAASRTAARSLLQISVVLLGFSMDLPTVLRAGASGMIFAAATIAATMGLGLLVRRLLAVDRTTSLLVSAGTAICGGSAIAAVGSVIGAAESEMSVAIGTVFLLNGAALYLFPPLGHLLHLTQQQFGTWAGVAIHDISSVVGASSVYGLAALQRATAVKLSRALWIVPLTMAAAAFHRRRDPGARRARVPIPWFIGLFVAASLVRSFSAPIAAASPKIASVARIGMTVTLFLIGAGLSRRALRAVGWRTLVQGILLWIAIAAGSLLVVMRSV; encoded by the coding sequence ATGAACGCGCCCGTTCCGAAAACCGCGGTGCCCGGAGCGCCGCGCGCCGCCGCGTTCGTCGCCGCCGCGGCCGCGCTCGTCTTCTGCCTGACGCCCTGGGCCTCTCCTCCGCTGGCCCTGGCGCTCGGCGGCGTGCTCGCGTTGACGCTCGAGAACCCCCTCCCGGCGGCGTCGCGCACGGCGGCTCGATCCCTCCTGCAGATCTCGGTCGTTCTCCTCGGTTTCAGCATGGACCTGCCGACGGTCCTGCGCGCGGGCGCGAGCGGGATGATTTTCGCGGCGGCGACGATCGCCGCGACGATGGGACTCGGCCTTCTCGTGCGTCGCCTGCTCGCGGTCGATCGCACGACGTCCCTCCTCGTCTCGGCGGGAACCGCCATCTGCGGCGGCTCGGCGATCGCGGCGGTCGGGTCGGTGATCGGCGCGGCCGAGAGCGAGATGAGCGTCGCGATCGGGACGGTCTTCCTCCTGAACGGCGCGGCGCTCTACCTCTTTCCGCCGCTCGGACATCTCCTGCACCTCACGCAACAGCAGTTCGGAACGTGGGCGGGGGTGGCGATCCACGACATCTCTTCGGTCGTCGGCGCGAGCTCCGTGTACGGCCTCGCGGCGCTCCAGCGCGCGACCGCGGTCAAGCTCTCGCGCGCGCTGTGGATCGTGCCGCTGACGATGGCGGCCGCGGCATTCCACCGGCGGCGCGACCCGGGCGCCCGACGGGCGCGAGTTCCGATACCGTGGTTCATCGGCCTCTTCGTCGCGGCGTCGCTCGTGCGGAGCTTCTCCGCGCCGATTGCCGCCGCGAGCCCGAAGATCGCCTCGGTCGCGCGGATCGGAATGACGGTGACCCTCTTCCTGATCGGTGCCGGGCTGTCGAGGCGCGCCCTTCGGGCGGTGGGGTGGCGGACGCTCGTGCAGGGGATCCTTCTCTGGATCGCGATCGCGGCCGGCTCGCTCCTCGTCGTGATGCGGAGCGTCTGA
- a CDS encoding cytochrome c biogenesis protein CcdA: protein MTKKVLAALLLLVPASGWGQRSASLLKVTASASPSAVAPGGAITLKIDAELAPGWHVNAHKPSEDYLIPTEAKVTDAAGLTFSDFIYPAAQTVKFSFSEKPLAVYAGKFSITASGTAPRSVAAGAHSIQGSLAFQPCNDQQCLAPASVPFHAEVAVSGGSGAAAAATDAGPGAGSGTAAAGDFGAVLSRRGWLVGFLVLFLGGLALNLTPCVYPIIPITIGFFGGQSRGKTGKPVGLAATYVLGMALTYSTLGVVAALSGKLFGSALQSPWVLGGIALVFVGLSLSMFGLYDINPPRFVMDRAGAKKGFGGAFGMGLLVGVVAAPCLGPFVLGLLTFVAARRDPVLGFVMFFVLSVGLGLPYLFLASFSGALTKLPRAGAWMVEIKKVFGFVLLAMAAYFGRFLLPDAARRWAVPAVLGLGALYLLFSALRSKAPPMARAAVGSAAIVFLGAAAFFARPQGGQPLPFVPYDASRIAQATRPAMIDFSADWCAPCHELEDETFADPRVRRALAGTALFKADMTRQDSPEAIALSTKFNVQGMPTVIFLDAQGREIPGTRLVGFEPPERFLQRLSKISS, encoded by the coding sequence ATGACGAAGAAGGTCCTCGCGGCGCTTCTCCTGCTCGTCCCGGCCTCCGGGTGGGGGCAGCGGTCGGCGTCGCTCCTGAAGGTGACGGCGTCGGCGTCTCCCTCCGCCGTCGCTCCCGGCGGCGCCATCACGCTGAAGATCGACGCGGAGCTCGCGCCGGGATGGCACGTCAACGCCCACAAGCCGTCGGAGGACTACCTGATTCCGACGGAAGCGAAGGTCACGGACGCCGCCGGCCTGACGTTCTCGGATTTCATCTACCCCGCGGCGCAGACGGTCAAGTTCTCGTTCTCGGAGAAGCCGCTCGCGGTCTACGCGGGAAAGTTCTCGATCACCGCGAGCGGGACCGCGCCGCGGTCCGTCGCGGCCGGAGCGCACTCCATCCAGGGCTCTCTCGCCTTCCAGCCGTGCAACGACCAGCAGTGCCTCGCTCCCGCGAGCGTCCCGTTCCACGCCGAGGTCGCGGTCTCGGGAGGCTCCGGCGCCGCCGCCGCGGCCACCGACGCCGGTCCCGGCGCCGGGTCCGGCACGGCCGCGGCCGGAGACTTCGGGGCGGTGCTTTCCCGACGCGGCTGGCTCGTCGGATTCCTCGTCCTGTTCCTGGGCGGCCTCGCCCTGAATCTCACGCCCTGCGTCTACCCGATCATCCCGATCACGATCGGCTTCTTCGGGGGGCAATCGCGGGGAAAGACCGGGAAGCCCGTGGGCCTCGCCGCGACCTACGTGCTCGGAATGGCCCTCACGTACTCGACGCTCGGCGTCGTCGCCGCCTTGTCCGGGAAGCTCTTCGGCTCCGCGCTCCAGTCCCCCTGGGTGCTCGGCGGCATCGCACTGGTCTTCGTCGGCCTGTCGCTCTCGATGTTCGGGCTCTACGACATCAATCCGCCGCGCTTCGTGATGGACCGCGCCGGCGCGAAGAAGGGTTTCGGCGGCGCATTCGGGATGGGCCTCCTCGTCGGAGTCGTCGCCGCGCCCTGCCTCGGCCCGTTCGTTCTCGGCCTCCTCACGTTCGTCGCGGCCCGGCGCGATCCGGTTCTCGGTTTCGTCATGTTCTTCGTCCTCTCGGTGGGGCTCGGCCTCCCCTACCTCTTCCTCGCGTCTTTCTCCGGCGCCCTCACGAAGCTTCCTCGCGCCGGCGCCTGGATGGTCGAGATCAAGAAGGTCTTCGGATTCGTGCTGCTCGCCATGGCCGCGTATTTCGGAAGATTCCTCCTCCCGGACGCGGCGCGCCGGTGGGCCGTTCCCGCCGTGCTCGGCCTGGGAGCCCTCTATCTCCTGTTCTCCGCGCTTCGCTCCAAGGCCCCGCCCATGGCAAGGGCGGCCGTGGGCAGCGCGGCGATCGTCTTCCTCGGCGCGGCCGCGTTCTTCGCGCGCCCTCAGGGGGGTCAGCCCCTTCCGTTCGTCCCCTACGATGCTTCGCGGATCGCTCAGGCGACGCGTCCGGCGATGATCGACTTCTCCGCCGATTGGTGCGCGCCGTGCCACGAGCTCGAGGACGAGACCTTCGCCGACCCCCGGGTGCGGCGGGCGCTCGCGGGAACGGCCCTCTTCAAGGCCGACATGACGCGGCAGGACTCGCCCGAAGCGATCGCGCTGTCGACCAAGTTCAACGTCCAGGGGATGCCGACGGTCATCTTCCTGGACGCGCAGGGGCGGGAAATCCCGGGGACGCGTCTCGTCGGTTTCGAACCGCCGGAGCGGTTCCTGCAGCGACTTTCGAAGATCTCTTCGTAG
- a CDS encoding hydrogenase — protein sequence MTPRFASPLWTRNGFAVARANVPDVPVADFRKLCVDICSQGGRLAALCTLPGERQDPDEKPEILAVLADDADGRVGLLRTCASGSRSYPALSTRLPQAQAFERELFEDHGICPDGHPWLKALRRHADLEAGPGNDGVSSPAHPFFRLEGSGIHEVAVGPVHAGIIEPGHFRFQCSGETVHHLEIQLGYQHRGAEALLLKSSPARRLAVAESIAGDTAVGHALAYCAAIEALAGVELPLYAQAVRGIALELERLANHVGDLGALCNDIGYLAGASWFGRLRGEFLNLLMELSGNRFGRGLVNLGGIRFGLSAEQREGFLARLAKAERDLRDTAQVTFNSPTVGSRFEHTGVVTREVAEALGLVGPVARASGCDRDVRRDHPFGIFRFAHIPVALVESGDVMARALVRWLETQRSNTFLREQINELPRESLSVDIPGLDVSGGPGGSPSSLAPESLAVSMVEGWRGEIVHVAVTSADGQLAGYKIVDPSFHNWFGLTMALRGNQISDFPLCNKSFNLSYAGHDL from the coding sequence ATGACTCCTCGTTTTGCTTCGCCGCTTTGGACCCGGAACGGCTTCGCGGTTGCCCGAGCGAACGTCCCGGATGTTCCTGTCGCGGATTTTCGGAAGCTTTGCGTCGATATCTGCTCCCAGGGCGGCCGACTCGCCGCGCTGTGCACGCTGCCGGGAGAGCGCCAGGATCCGGATGAAAAACCGGAAATCCTTGCCGTGCTCGCCGACGACGCCGACGGACGCGTCGGTCTGCTTCGGACCTGTGCCTCCGGCAGCCGGAGCTATCCGGCGCTCTCGACGAGACTTCCCCAGGCACAGGCGTTCGAGCGTGAACTGTTCGAAGACCACGGCATCTGCCCCGACGGCCATCCCTGGTTGAAAGCCCTGCGCCGACATGCCGATCTCGAGGCGGGGCCGGGCAACGACGGCGTGAGCTCGCCAGCACATCCATTTTTCCGCCTCGAAGGCTCAGGTATTCACGAGGTCGCCGTCGGTCCCGTCCATGCGGGCATCATCGAGCCCGGGCACTTCCGCTTCCAGTGCTCCGGGGAGACCGTTCATCACCTGGAGATTCAGCTCGGCTACCAGCATCGGGGCGCGGAAGCCCTGCTTCTCAAGTCGTCGCCGGCCCGGCGCCTGGCGGTCGCGGAGTCGATCGCGGGAGACACGGCCGTGGGCCACGCGCTCGCTTACTGCGCGGCTATCGAGGCGCTGGCAGGCGTCGAGCTCCCGCTCTACGCGCAAGCCGTGCGGGGGATCGCGCTGGAGCTGGAGCGGCTTGCCAACCACGTCGGCGACCTGGGAGCGCTCTGCAACGACATTGGTTATCTGGCCGGCGCTTCCTGGTTTGGACGGCTTCGAGGCGAGTTCCTGAACTTGCTGATGGAGCTCTCCGGCAACCGCTTCGGGCGGGGACTCGTCAATCTGGGCGGTATTCGCTTTGGGCTGTCAGCGGAGCAGCGCGAGGGTTTCCTCGCTCGCCTGGCTAAGGCGGAGCGTGATCTTCGGGACACGGCACAAGTGACGTTCAACTCGCCGACCGTGGGATCGCGGTTCGAGCACACCGGAGTCGTGACGCGCGAGGTGGCGGAAGCGCTCGGTCTGGTCGGACCGGTCGCTCGCGCCAGCGGCTGCGACCGAGACGTACGGCGCGACCACCCGTTCGGCATCTTCCGTTTCGCTCACATCCCGGTGGCGCTCGTCGAGTCGGGGGACGTGATGGCGCGTGCTCTCGTTCGCTGGCTCGAGACGCAGCGTTCGAATACGTTCCTGCGTGAGCAGATCAACGAGCTTCCCCGGGAGTCCCTGTCCGTGGACATCCCCGGGCTGGATGTCAGCGGGGGTCCGGGCGGTTCCCCGAGCTCCCTGGCGCCCGAGAGCCTCGCCGTGTCGATGGTCGAGGGCTGGCGAGGCGAAATCGTGCACGTGGCCGTCACCTCCGCAGATGGCCAGCTTGCCGGCTACAAGATCGTCGATCCCTCTTTTCATAATTGGTTCGGGCTGACGATGGCCCTGCGCGGCAATCAGATCTCGGACTTCCCTCTCTGCAACAAGAGCTTCAATCTCTCCTACGCAGGCCACGATCTATGA
- a CDS encoding proton-conducting transporter membrane subunit: MAWVLPFLVLAPATLGLAALAVRNLRVGLGILLSAALLHVAATAFLWGGAPSISFGALLQLDVTGLIFLSITSVLFLLVAIYTVPYILQGTHDKQSAPHRFVPCLLGFLAAMTLVSVTQNLALMWAAVEGTTLASAPLVYFYRRRGALEAAWKYLLLCSVGIALALLGSFCLGVAASGVSGLSAGLTLDALRSAAPSMARPWLKTAFVLALVGYGTKMGLAPLHTWLPDTHSQAPSPVSALFSGALLNCAFLAILRFFQVCLASGDSAFARTLLIVLGFVSIGVASAFMVGQRDYKRLFAYSSIENMGIMAAGVGLGGAATYGAIFHSVNHSLCKAGLFLLSGNVLRSFGTTSAREAHGVLARIPVTGVLMMALFLAIGGVPPFGPFWSEFLIFQAALRGLHAWVGVLFVSLLTVAFLGMAGVLLPMLQGTPAEGATRVREPKLSVLAPLALTIGALAVGIYLPPILADALHRAASMLGGS, from the coding sequence ATGGCATGGGTTCTGCCCTTCCTCGTTCTCGCGCCGGCCACCCTGGGGCTCGCGGCGCTCGCGGTCAGAAATCTCCGCGTGGGTCTCGGCATCCTTCTTTCCGCGGCGTTGCTGCATGTCGCGGCCACCGCCTTCCTTTGGGGCGGAGCTCCGTCGATCAGCTTCGGGGCGCTCTTGCAGCTCGACGTGACAGGGCTCATCTTTCTGTCCATCACCAGCGTCCTCTTCCTGCTGGTCGCGATCTACACAGTGCCCTACATCCTCCAGGGCACTCACGACAAGCAATCTGCGCCGCATCGCTTCGTGCCTTGCCTGCTCGGGTTTCTCGCAGCGATGACTTTGGTGTCGGTCACGCAAAACCTGGCGCTGATGTGGGCGGCTGTCGAGGGAACGACGCTCGCGAGCGCTCCGCTGGTGTACTTCTATCGCCGGCGGGGAGCGCTCGAGGCGGCCTGGAAATATTTGCTCTTGTGCTCGGTAGGAATCGCTTTGGCGTTGCTCGGAAGTTTTTGCCTCGGAGTCGCGGCGTCCGGTGTATCTGGTTTGAGCGCCGGCCTGACTCTCGACGCGCTCAGGAGCGCGGCGCCTTCGATGGCACGGCCGTGGCTCAAGACGGCCTTCGTCCTCGCTCTGGTGGGCTATGGAACGAAGATGGGCCTGGCCCCTCTCCACACGTGGCTTCCGGACACGCACAGCCAGGCCCCATCGCCCGTGTCGGCCCTGTTCTCGGGGGCCCTCCTCAACTGCGCCTTTCTGGCGATCCTGCGCTTCTTCCAGGTCTGCCTGGCTTCCGGAGATTCCGCGTTCGCCCGAACGCTGCTCATCGTCCTCGGATTCGTGTCGATCGGTGTCGCGAGCGCGTTCATGGTGGGTCAGCGAGACTACAAGCGCCTCTTCGCGTACTCGAGCATCGAGAACATGGGAATAATGGCCGCCGGCGTGGGGCTCGGAGGCGCCGCGACCTACGGCGCGATTTTCCACTCTGTGAATCATTCGCTCTGCAAGGCGGGACTCTTCCTTCTGTCCGGCAACGTCCTCCGCTCCTTCGGCACGACCTCGGCGCGCGAAGCGCACGGAGTACTCGCAAGGATTCCCGTCACGGGCGTCCTCATGATGGCGCTCTTCCTCGCCATCGGCGGGGTGCCGCCTTTCGGACCATTCTGGAGCGAGTTCTTGATCTTCCAGGCCGCACTGAGGGGGCTTCATGCGTGGGTTGGTGTTCTTTTCGTTTCGCTCTTGACGGTGGCGTTCCTGGGCATGGCCGGAGTTCTTCTCCCCATGCTCCAGGGGACACCTGCCGAAGGCGCGACTCGTGTCCGGGAGCCAAAGCTTTCGGTCCTTGCGCCGTTGGCCCTCACGATTGGAGCGCTCGCGGTCGGGATTTACCTGCCGCCGATCCTCGCCGATGCGCTGCACCGGGCCGCCAGCATGCTCGGGGGAAGCTGA
- a CDS encoding hydrogenase codes for MTGSADFLLLIVVALSLSIVATGRLTSCVRASALQGVALSLLPLALWGRVLDRHVVPVALMSLGALAVKAVVIPLLLYRAIREANVRREAEPFISLHLSVLIAAALVGFSFWLGTVLVLPKPAPTPLLVPMAFATLLIGFLVLIVRRKAITQVVGYLMLENGIFIFGQILAEEIPLAVELSILLDLLVGVFVMGIAINHISREFEHIDTELLSTLKD; via the coding sequence ATGACTGGCTCCGCCGACTTCCTGCTCCTGATCGTGGTGGCGCTGAGCCTCTCGATCGTCGCGACCGGCCGGCTGACGAGCTGCGTGCGGGCGTCGGCGCTGCAGGGCGTGGCTCTCTCGCTCTTGCCGCTCGCGCTTTGGGGGCGGGTGCTCGATCGCCACGTGGTCCCGGTCGCGCTCATGAGCCTGGGAGCCCTTGCCGTCAAGGCCGTCGTCATCCCGCTTCTGCTCTACCGCGCGATTCGCGAGGCCAACGTGCGCCGCGAGGCCGAGCCCTTCATCAGCCTGCACCTCTCCGTTCTGATCGCGGCGGCGCTGGTGGGATTCTCGTTCTGGCTGGGAACGGTCCTCGTCCTGCCGAAGCCCGCGCCGACGCCGCTTCTCGTCCCGATGGCTTTCGCGACGCTTCTCATCGGATTTCTTGTCTTGATCGTTCGGCGAAAGGCAATCACGCAGGTCGTGGGCTACCTGATGCTCGAAAACGGCATCTTCATTTTTGGTCAGATATTGGCCGAGGAGATCCCGCTTGCGGTCGAGCTGAGCATCCTTCTGGATCTCCTCGTCGGCGTCTTCGTGATGGGAATCGCGATCAATCACATCAGCCGCGAATTCGAGCACATCGACACCGAGCTGCTCTCGACGCTGAAGGACTGA
- a CDS encoding NADH-quinone oxidoreductase subunit H → MSNLGLHVGLLLVMPPLLLSVINKTKAWFAGRVGPPLLQPYRDVWKLLRKGAVYSRTTTWLFRAGPIVSLAAVLCAGLVLPLAANASPLGFPGDVVAFAYLLALGRFFTMVAALDTGSSFEGMGASREAAFSALAEPALFLSLAILCVPARSATFSDAFGRLPWTTWGFEHPTFLAAALSLFAVLLAENSRIPVDDPNTHLELTMIHEVMVLDHGGPDLGFILYGSAIKLFVIGALLTHVLLPIPADGGWRGVALLCGGEIGLAGLIGVVESMMARLRLSRVPQFLVGATVLAAVGLGALFYRGAP, encoded by the coding sequence ATGTCAAACCTCGGCCTACACGTCGGACTCCTTCTCGTCATGCCGCCGCTCCTGTTGAGCGTGATCAACAAGACCAAGGCCTGGTTCGCTGGCAGAGTCGGACCACCGCTCCTCCAGCCGTATCGCGACGTCTGGAAGCTGCTTCGAAAAGGAGCCGTTTACAGCCGGACCACGACCTGGCTCTTTCGCGCCGGCCCGATTGTCTCGCTCGCGGCCGTATTGTGCGCCGGCCTCGTCCTTCCTCTGGCGGCGAACGCGTCGCCCCTCGGCTTTCCCGGCGACGTCGTCGCTTTTGCCTATTTGCTGGCGCTCGGGCGCTTCTTCACCATGGTCGCCGCATTGGACACAGGGTCGAGCTTCGAGGGCATGGGGGCAAGCCGCGAGGCCGCATTCTCCGCGCTGGCAGAGCCGGCGCTCTTTCTTTCCCTGGCAATCCTCTGCGTTCCAGCCCGGAGCGCGACGTTCTCGGACGCCTTCGGACGACTTCCGTGGACGACGTGGGGGTTCGAACATCCAACCTTCCTGGCTGCGGCACTTTCGCTCTTTGCCGTTCTTCTCGCGGAAAATTCACGCATCCCGGTGGACGATCCCAACACGCATCTCGAGCTGACGATGATCCACGAGGTCATGGTGCTCGATCACGGCGGCCCAGACCTCGGGTTCATCCTTTACGGGAGCGCCATCAAGCTCTTCGTGATTGGAGCGCTTCTCACCCACGTCCTTCTGCCGATTCCAGCCGACGGCGGATGGCGCGGCGTCGCCCTGCTCTGCGGCGGCGAGATCGGGCTCGCGGGGCTCATCGGCGTCGTCGAGTCGATGATGGCGCGGCTCCGGCTTTCCCGCGTGCCGCAGTTTCTGGTGGGGGCGACGGTGCTAGCGGCCGTCGGCCTCGGCGCCCTCTTCTACCGGGGAGCGCCATGA